A DNA window from Calliphora vicina chromosome 1, idCalVici1.1, whole genome shotgun sequence contains the following coding sequences:
- the Lrrk gene encoding leucine-rich repeat serine/threonine-protein kinase 1, with protein MSDSDEDAREQVRLIKHRELRQAVTTGDERTVRVLLEALGSERQIIVNMAPGGANTLLFLASQSGYESITNRLLDAGSDGRSHTVTKYSPLYAAVHHGHYNIAKTMLEKFPDLIQQPTVEKWLPLHAACINGHIELLDLLINFHYPEYLYSTYRDEEGVWEWRLAYDPNAQDVTGQTSLYIASILGNKALVNVLVKWKIKARKTCAQSPQSNPITPTRKRISFGIQAIMSKLNISGDGEQAIKEESLECEKCPINVNLLCGAARETPLLAAVRGGFLDVVTVLLQNGANPNIIAKPVEDHNDPKCSEEIYGLSNVPIAEACKQRSLPMVELLLKYGARDDNGSALSVAVASEDESILNCLLAKRVHPDSDYKINKKGLPTPVEVKVFLPSATNISYSTMFPNTPVIIDWHNNTNVQLPFVRVNWMVNGVLQLNPKLQGHPKITEVALTAITRIDFSHNHLISLPIEIFGLVSLKYLNVAQNKITQLPTPLANTPGSRASYSLPVLEEFYIQDNQLITIPAEMFHLPALAILDISNNKLQEMPFDMWKAPKLRELNIAFNLLKDLPVPPMQTSSSQLSLDKLDLEPFSNFDVYGNDNKNKTRILTLQPLVHRNIWSSSLEITDNDMKWNESKKEEGVSQLNSLNIANNLFTSIPAALPCLAVNLTRLNMSYNSLRSMGHVTSYPATLKQLDLSHNEISCWPSLPRITESDPHLLCYSFVAQNQGGENDEIPSFAKHNPNNPKSSSFRSTVLKSVCRHRRHLRLESLRTLILADNLLTRIQLSTDDVTTLFNDSDDSDWSVVGLTKSKLIFPNLSMLDISNNCLKEIPTALHELTSLSVLNISGNVNVMDLPPHLGLLTRLWNLNTRGCLLQDPLKSMIESKKYKTMDIIGYLKSIYEDAQPYARMKLMVVGVQGIGKTTLLDLLRQGVGSQRSRASENHWAKRMGHTKNLSKSQKGGNISTVGVDIGTWICEKRKKAPGSHGPVMFRTWDFGGQKEYYATHQYFLSKRSLYLVLWKITDGHKGLAEILQWLGNIQARAPNSPVIIVGTYFDAVGETFSAEKAEELQQIIREKFIAIPDAEKIGLPRVIDSIEISCRTMHNIRLLANIIYDTAFMLRSPGSKEPLLLQKIPASYIALEDIVNVISCNLRGAGLDPVLDAENYRKLVTEEMRLHNYKSFRDSSELNQATMFLHDNGVILHYDDATLRDYYFLDPQWLCDMLAHVVTVREINPFARTGIMKLDDLNLLFRNTNSQQGMNANRSYIVSLLNKFEVALTWDSRTLLIPSLLPQNEDVTPNTGTVVKISQRTRGRNLNLGCSVSNEINLNSLFYKPLDNNSSTSNSDSNILEMGLRRILLMTYFPSGFWSRLITRLLADEQLTEAIKSAYVPSNDQSLDFDLRTSLEHDTQWNLWQTGVSLYYGPILVFKIWEVPFQSAVNTQPFRNTNNRFKLKLDGIWSDINLCNSSILEIYFPLTHINILQEIDDGDRQHLARIEPNMPVIAKLLALSVDHIDLLLEDWYPSLGTRFVHTSEGRFLITRLVMCPKCLKKLALNGKKSDSSDGGSNGESSDNSGAMGAVGYTNKYRARRPLYLHNDNNEDGALNVFSAYLNATAKRERRSEDSLCSDADSGVGPDSAGSSRNTSVDSHPLYNIPDISNVCYTWMIEECILSVYNQNKISCPVHLEMHMLNLAPDVIFADIPDKYTINSESIIKGSLLGRGAFGFVFKATCKIRNSRSFRAVAMKMLQPVPPGPRAKESALMAYKVALGKWDRDPLQHACKAYCTARQELAVLLTLKHPNIVPLVGICIKPLALVLELAPMGGLDSILRQHRRSGAHIGPHTFQILVLQAARAIEYLHRRRIIYRDLKSENVLVWDFPQPHAEDSPRNSVHIKIADYGISRQTAPSGSKGFGGTEGFMAPEIIRYNGEEEYTEKVDCFSFGMFIYENISLRQPFEGHESIKECILEGSRPALTQRETQFPTYCLDLMVLCWDELPKKRPTASQIVSILSAPECIHLLDVIALPYNDKVVSGAFSYNSTTNTEDDTSGLELWLPAYNSHIDILDTTLQGQFLQSSSIKCTNKFSPQDQKSPRVEDANHKSSSASPINTPSSLQAGSSGSSSRTPSATRLPKINMLCSCIIEQSIWIGDASGTLHSYSLSDYSHIFSYILDPAIKSPLITLVYLRDIQRVAVGLHNGRVFLVDSSKVPSNCAFAEGSFVLTEICSGLILHCSCAVMIEGTYELWCGEMAGKLNVFPLSKTGVCGHQALCHSDEPNAIEDLKVARMCSNESYVFTCLYPGFMVYQWHAINKQIENKLDCSKLLPCSESLKSIAIDEHLSLIKCQISALCIHGKELYIGTTWGCLIIAEVNTLRPITVFRPYENEIKTIIAVPNQNVPLIATVGRRYRSLISRYMDSVESSSRHMATPTHAFEHLKNQYKNQPQDVDNHIHVLLWKAKNWT; from the exons atgagtgacTCGGACGAGG atgcCCGGGAACAGGTGCGTCTGATTAAACATCGTGAATTGAGACAAGCGGTTACTACGGGCGATGAACGAACTGTACGTGTTCTTTTGGAAGCTTTGGGTAGTGAGAGACAAATCATTGTCAATATGGCTCCGGGTGGTGCTAatactttgttattttt agcCTCTCAGTCTGGTTATGAAAGTATAACAAATCGTTTATTAGATGCTGGTTCGGATGGTCGTTCCCATACCGTAACAAAATATTCACCCTTGTATGCAGCTGTGCACCATGGTCATTATAATATTGCCAAAACTATGTTGGAAAAGTTTCCAGATTTGATACAg CAACCCACTGTTGAAAAATGGCTTCCTCTACATGCGGCCTGCATTAATGGTCACATTGAATTGCTCGATTTACTTATCAATTTTCACTATCCCGAATACCTCTACTCAACATATCGCGATGAAGAAGGCGTATGGGAATGGCGTCTGGCCTACGATCCTAATGCTCAAGATGTCACCGGACAAACTAGTCTTTATATAGCCAGCATTTTGGGCAACAAAGCTCTAGTCAATGTTTTAGTTAAGTGGAAGATTAAAGCTCGCAAAACTTGTGCACAAAGTCCCCAAAGTAATCCCATAACACCAACACGTAAACGTATTTCCTTTGGTATACAAGCCATAATGTCGAAACTAAACATAAGTGGTGATGGAGAACAAGCGATTAAAGAAGAGTCTCTAGAATGTGAAAAATGTCCtataaatgttaatttattGTGTGGTGCAGCCCGGGAGACACCTTTATTGGCGGCGGTAAGAGGCGGATTTTTGGATGTGGTTACTGTGCTCTTGCAGAATGGTGCAAATCCAAATATTATTGCCAAACCGGTAGAGGATCACAATGATCCAAAGTGCAGTGAGGAAATCTATGGTCTGAGTAATGTTCCTATAGCGGAGGCATGTAAACAAAGATCTTTGCCCATGGTAGAGTTGTTGTTAAA GTATGGTGCCCGAGACGATAATGGCTCGGCTTTAAGTGTGGCTGTTGCTTCAGAGGATGAATCTATTTTAAATTGCTTACTTGCCAAACGTGTCCACCCAGATTCtgattataaaatcaataaaaaaggcTTGCCTACACCTGTGGAAGTAAAAGTATTTCTGCCTTCTGCTACAAATATTTCCTATAGTACAATGTTTCCCAACACTCCGGTCATTATTGATTGGCACAACAATACCAATGTCCAATTGCCTTTTGTGAG GGTCAATTGGATGGTTAATGGTGTTTTACAATTAAATCCGAAACTTCAAGGTCACCCTAAAATCACGGAGGTGGCTTTAACCGCCATAACACGCATTGATTTTTCTCACAATCACCTTATTAGCTTGCCAATAGAGATTTTTGGTTTGGTTTCTCTAAA ATATTTAAATGTAgcacaaaacaaaataacacaATTGCCAACACCTCTCGCTAATACCCCGGGAAGCCGGGCTTCCTATTCATTGCCGGTTTTAGAAGAATTCTATATACAAGATAATCAATTGATAACGATACCCGCTGAAATGTTTCATTTGCCAGCATTGGCCATATTGGATATATCGAATAATAAGCTGCAAGAAATGCCCTTTGATATGTGGAAAGCTCCTAAATTAAGGGAACTAAATATTGCCTTTAATTTGCTAAAAGACTTGCCCGTACCACCCATGCAAACCTCATCGTCACAATTGAGTTTGGATAAATTGGACTTGGAACCCTTTTCCAATTTTGACGTCTATGGcaatgataataaaaataagacCCGCATTCTAACACTACAGCCCTTGGTGCACCGAAATATATGGTCTTCTAGTTTAGAGATCACAGACAACGATATGAAATGGAATGAATCGAAGAAGGAAGAAGGTGTTTCACAGCTCAACAGCTTGAATATAgccaataatttatttactagCATACCGGCAGCATTGCCCTGCTTGGCCGTCAATTTGACACGTCTGAATATGTCCTACAACAGTTTGCGCTCCATGGGTCATGTCACCAGTTATCCCGCTACTCTCAAACAATTAGATTTAAGTCATAACGAAATATCTTGCTGGCCCAGTCTGCCTCGCATTACAGAATCAGATCCTCATCTTTTGTGCTACAGTTTTGTGGCTCAAAACCAAGGTGGTGAAAATGATGAAATACCTTCATTTGCCAAACATAATCCGAATAATCCCAAATCCTCATCGTTTAGAAGTACCGTATTAAAAAGTGTTTGTCGACATAGAAGACACTTGCGTTTAGAATCATTGAGGACTTTGATTTTGGCCGACAATCTATTGACACGCATACAATTGTCCACGGATGATGTGACAACGCTGTTCAATGATTCCGATGATTCAGATTGGAGTGTGGTGGGCTTAACTAAATCCAAACTCATATTTCCCAATCTCTCCATGTTGGATATTAGCAATAATTGTCTCAAAGAAATACCCACTGCATTACATGAACTCACCAGTCTTAGTGTTTTAAATATAAGTGGCAATGTGAATGTTATGGATTTACCTCCCCATTTGGGTCTACTAACACGCCTGTGGAATCTTAACACACGTGGATGTCTTTTGCAGGATCCGCTCAAGTCCATGATTGAAAGtaaaaagtataaaactatGGATATCAtaggctatttaaaatcgatttatGAAGATGCTCAACCCTATGCTCGCATGAAATTGATGGTGGTTGGAGTTCAAGGTATAGGTAAAACCACACTACTAGATCTATTGCGACAGGGTGTAGGCTCTCAAAGATCTAGAGCTTCGGAAAATCACTGGGCTAAACGGATGGGTCATACTAAGAACTTGTCAAAGTCTCAAAAAGGTGGCAATATTTCTACAGTGGGTGTTGATATTGGTACGTGGATTTGTGAGAAGAGAAAAAAGGCTCCTGGCTCTCATGGTCCGGTAATGTTTCGCACTTGGGATTTTGGTGGACAAAAAGA ATATTATGCCACCCATCAATATTTTCTCTCTAAGCGTAGTCTGTATTTAGTTTTGTGGAAAATCACCGATGGCCACAAAGGTCTGGCTGAGATTCTGCAATGGCTGGGCAACATACAAGCCAGAGCTCCCAATTCTCCAGTCATTATAGTGGGCACATATTTCGATGCGGTGGGTGAAACATTTTCCGCCGAAAAAGCCGAGGAATTGCAACAAATCATTAGGGAAAAATTCATTGCCATACCAGATGCTGAGAAAATTGGTCTACCTCGTGTTATAGACTCTATAGAAATAAGTTGTCGAACGATGCATAATATACGCCTTTTGGCAAATATTATCTATGATACCGCCTTTATGTTAAGATCACCTGGTTCCAAGGAGCCACTACTACTACAGAAAATACCCGCTAGTTATATTGCCCTGGAGGATATTGTCAATGTTATTTCGTGCAATCTGAGAGGAGCCGGCTTAGATCCTGTTTTAGATGCCGAAAACTATAGAAAACTAGTGACCGAAGAAATGCGCTTGCACAACTATAAAAGTTTTCGTGATTCGTCGGAACTTAATCAAGCCACCATGTTTTTACACGATAATGGTGTGATCTTGCACTATGATGATGCCACTTTGAGAGACTATTATTTCCTAGATCCTCAATGGCTGTGTGATATGCTGGCTCATGTGGTAACGGTTAGAGAAATTAATCCATTTGCTCGTACCGGCATAATGAAATTGGATGATCTAAATTTACTATTTCGCAATACGAATAGTCAGCAGGGTATGAATGCTAATCGCTCATATATAGTTAGccttttgaataaatttgaagtGGCTCTAACATGGGATTCCAGGACACTATTAATACCCTCGCTGTTGCCACAAAATGAGGATGTGACACCCAATACGGGGACAGTTGTTAAG atttctCAGCGTACTCGTGGTCGTAACTTAAATTTAGGTTGTTCCGTTTCGAATGAAATCAATTTGAatagtttgttttataaaccgtTGGATAACAACAGCAGCACCTCAAATAGCGATTCCAATATTTTGGAAATGGGCCTTAGGCGTATTTTACTAATGACCTATTTTCCTTCGGGTTTTTGGTCTCGTTTGATAACCAGACTTTTAGCAGACGAACAGCTAACAGAAGCAATAAAATCAGCTTATGTACCCTCGAATGat CAATCTCTTGATTTCGATTTGCGTACATCTCTGGAACATGACACCCAATGGAATTTATGGCAAACTGGTGTGTCGCTGTATTACGGCCCCATATTGGTGTTCAAAATCTGGGAAGTCCCATTTCAATCGGCCGTCAATACCCAACCGTTTCGTAATACTAATAATCGTTTCAAACTTAAACTCGATGGTATCTGGAGCGATATAAATTTATGCAATTCTAGCATATTGGAAATTTATTTCCCTCTCACACACATAAATATACTGCAAGAAATCGACGATGGCGACAGGCAGCATTTGGCACGAATTGAACCAAATATGCCAGTTATTGCTAAACTGTTGGCGTTATCTGTGGATCATATTGATTTGTTGCTAGAAGATTGGTATCCCTCATTGGGTACACGTTTCGTGCACACGTCAGAGGGTCGGTTTTTAATAACTCGCCTGGTAATGTGTCCAAAGTGTTTGAAAAAGCTGGCTTTAAATGGCAAAAAATCGGATAGCAGTGATGGCGGTTCCAATGGTGAATCTTCGGATAATTCAGGGGCAATGGGTGCTGTTGGTTACACGAATAAATATCGAGCTAGAAGACCTTTGTATTTGCACAATGACAATAATGAGGATGGAGCACTCAATGTTTTTTCGGCTTATTTAAATGCCACAGCAAAAAGGGAAAGAAGATCGGAA GATTCCCTTTGTTCAGATGCAGATTCTGGTGTGGGTCCCGACTCTGCCGGCTCTTCGCGTAACACCTCTGTAGATAGTCATCCTTTATACAATATACCCGATATATCAAATGTCTGTTATACGTGGATGATAGAAGAATGCATACTGTCCGtttataatcaaaacaaaatctCTTGTCCTGTTCATCTGGAAATGCACATGTTAAATTTAGCTCCTGATGTAATATTTGCTGACATACCAGACAAGTATACCATTAATTCCGAGAGCATTATAAAAGGTTCCCTATTAGGGCGAGGAgcatttggttttgtttttaaagccaCTTGTAAAATCAGAAATTCTCGTTCCTTTAGAGCGGTGGCCATGAAAATGCTGCAACCTGTACCGCCAGGCCCTAGAGCAAAAGAAAGTGCTCTAATGGCTTATAAGGTGGCTTTGGGCAAATGGGATCGTGATCCTTTACAGCATGCTTGCAAGGCTTATTGTACAGCCCGACAAGAACTAGCTGTACTATTGACTCTTAAACATCCCAATATTGTGCCACTGGTGGGTATTTGCATAAAGCCATTGGCTTTGGTCTTAGAATTGGCCCCTATGGGTGGTTTGGATTCCATTTTGCGACAACATCGTCGCAGTGGTGCTCATATAGGACCTCACACATTTCAAATATTGGTGCTGCAAGCTGCTCGTGCTATTGAATATTTGCATCGTAGACGTATTATTTACAGAGATTTGAAATCGGAAAATGTTTTAGTGTGGGATTTCCCACAGCCTCATGC cGAGGATAGTCCACGTAATAGTGTCCACATTAAAATTGCGGACTATGGTATAAGTCGTCAAACGGCTCCTAGTGGTTCTAAAGGATTTGGTGGCACCGAAGGTTTTATGGCTCCGGAAATTATACGCTACAATGGCGAGGAGGAATACACCGAGAAG GTTGATTGTTTTTCATTTGGTATGTTTATTTATGAGAACATAAGTCTACGTCAGCCATTTGAGGGTCATGAATCTATCAAGGAATGCATATTAGAGGGCAGTAGGCCAGCTCTCACACAAAGAGAAACACAATTTCCCACATATTGTTTGGACCTAATGGTGTTATGTTGGGATGAACTGCCTAAAAAACGGCCAACAGCCAGTCAAATTGTGTCCATACTAAGCGCTCCTGAGTGTATACATCTTTTGGATGTTATCGCTCTGCCGTACAATGATAAAGTTGTAAGCGGAGCGTTTAGTTATAATAGTACAACTAATACTGAAG ATGATACGTCCGGTCTAGAATTATGGTTACCTGCTTACAACTCACACATAGATATTTTAGATACCACCCTACAAGGTCAATTTTTACAATCGAGTAGTATTAAATgcacaaataaattttcaccCCAAGACCAAAAATCACCGCGCGTCGAAGATGCCAATCACAAATCTTCCTCCGCGTCGCCCATCAATACGCCTTCCTCCCTGCAAGCCGGCTCATCAGGCTCATCGTCTCGCACACCCTCAGCTACACGTTTGCCAAAAATCAATATGCTGTGTAGTTGCATTATTGAACAAAGCATATGGATTGGTGATGCTTCCGGTACTCTACACTCCTATAGTCTGTCCGATTATAGtcatatattttcatatatactGGATCCAGCCATCAAATCGCCGCTTATAACACTTGTATATTTGCGTGATATACAACGTGTGGCTGTAGGGCTACACAATGGTCGAGTGTTTCTGGTGGATTCGTCTAAGGTGCCCTCAAATTGTGCATTTGCCGAAGGTTCGTTTGTTTTGACGGAAATTTGTTCGGGCTTGATCTTGCATTGTTCGTGTGCGGTAATGATTGAGGG CACTTATGAATTGTGGTGCGGTGAAATGGCTGGTAAACTCAATGTATTTCCTCTCAGCAAAACGGGAGTATGCGGTCATCAGGCTTTATGTCACAGTGATGAACCAAATGCCATTGAAGATTTAAAGGTGGCACGAATGTGCAGTAATGAATCTTATGTTTTTACTTGTCTTTATCCTGGTTTTATGGTTTATCAATGGCATGCCAtcaataaacaaattgaaaataaattagatTGTTCCAAACTCTTGCCCTGTTCGGAATCATTAAAAAGCATAGCTATAGACGAACATCTTAGTCtaataaaatgtcaaatttctGCTCTCTGTATACATGGCAAGGAATTGTACATTGGCACCACATGGGGTTGTCTAATTATAGCTGAAGTGAATACTTTACGACCAATTACCGTTTTTCGACCATATGAAAATGAA ATCAAAACCATTATAGCTGTACCAAATCAAAATGTACCTCTCATAGCCACCGTTGGCAGGCGTTATCGTTCGCTAATCTCTCGTTATATGGATTCAGTGGAATCTTCTTCAAGACATATGGCTACACCCACTCACGCCTTTGAACATttgaaaaatcaatataaaaatcaaCCACAGGATGTGGATAATCATATACATGTTTTGTTGTGGAAGGCAAAAAATTGGACATAA